The genomic stretch TATGGAAGAGAGGGAAGAAATAAATGTGGAAGAGGGGGGAGAAGAAGTAAATGAGGATGAAAGTGAGGAAGACGAAGATTTTGTGCAAGATGAAATAGATGATTTGGGGGATATTGAATTTGATGACTTAGTTGAGGATGATTGGGATTGGACACACGAAGTACCAAGCCACACATTTACACAAGAAAACAACGATGCAACCCAAGTCTCCTCAACCCAAGAACCAACCAAAGCATCTGATTTTCAAGAAGTCTATGATGTTGAATCAGATGAACTTGATACTCCCCTAGGAAGTGAGGACGATGGTGATGAACCTACTTTTCCGAAGTTTAAAATGCCCGAAAGTGGTGATCATGTGAGATTTGAGCTTGGAATGTCATTTGCCTCAAAAAGTCTTATTAGAGAGGCAGTGAAGTCATTTGCAATGGAAAAGATAAAAAACCTACATATCACGAAAAACAATAGGAAACGAGTTGTTGTTAGGTGTGATAAGGACTGTCCCTTTTATATGAGATTTAATAAAAGGGTAGCAAACGAATACTGGTAGTTGGTGAGCATGACTGATGATCACACTTGTCATAGGACTACTAAGAATAGGCAAGCTACAACAGAATGGCTGGCTAAGAAATTTATACCCCTCTTGAGACATACACCTGAAATGAGGCCAAAGGGTTTGGTTGTAGAGTCACTTGAAAAGTGGGGTGTGAAGTTGTCGTCAGCACAAGCATTTAGGGCCAAAATAAGAGCATTGGAACTAATACATGGTGTTAAGACTGAGCAATACGCATATTTGAGAAATTATGGCGAGGATCTCAGAAGGTCTAATCCTATACCACTATGATAATCAAGTGTGGGATGTCTGATGTTGGACCTGTTTTTGAGAGGATATACATATGTCTGGAGGCCTGTAAAGCAGCATTTGCATATACCTGTAGGCCTTTGATTGGTCTTGATGCATGTTTTTTGAAGGGTGAGTACGGTGGTCAGCTAATGGCGGCAGTGGGAATGGATGGGAACAATCAGATTTATCCAATTGCTTATGCTGTGGTGGAAGCCGAGACAAGAGACTCATGGAAGTGGTTTCTGGATCTTTTATTAGCAGATCTGAAcaacattttcccaaggtcttaTGGTTTTATTTCAGACCAAAAAAAGGTTGTTATCTTacttttttcattatttatttcctttttgaTTATGTTATACAATATTAACATTGTTGTATTATGATAGGGCTTGGTACCGGCTATTGCTGATTTGGGACCGAATGTAGAACATAGGTTGTGTGTTAAGCACTTGTACAGAAACTGGAAGAAGAGGTACCCTGGCGCACGTATGAAGGAGTTACTATGGCAAGCAGCTAGGGCAACTGTAGTTCCAGATTGGGAAAGAGCCATGAAAAAAATTTAACTTATCGATCCAGCTGCTTGTAAAGACATGAAGGACATTCCGGCTACCATGTGGAGTAGGTCTGCATTCCGCACTTACAGTCATTGTGATTTACAAGTAAATAACATGTGTGAGGCGTTCAACATGTCTATATTGG from Vicia villosa cultivar HV-30 ecotype Madison, WI linkage group LG4, Vvil1.0, whole genome shotgun sequence encodes the following:
- the LOC131596986 gene encoding uncharacterized protein LOC131596986: MDFMKVINELGYVKIKGMWYHHPKLSFERGLRPLDNDADVLKFGEDMNGYDIGNIYVEHVVDEPEVLTEEEVREYVEVHMEEENVEEREKVNVEEIEKVNMEGREEVNMEEREEINVEEGGEEVNEDESEEDEDFVQDEIDDLGDIEFDDLVEDDWDWTHEVPSHTFTQENNDATQVSSTQEPTKASDFQEVYDVESDELDTPLGSEDDGDEPTFPKFKMPESGDHVRFELGMSFASKSLIREAVKSFAMEKIKNLHITKNNRKRVVVRCDKDCPFYMRFNKRVANEYW